Part of the Candidatus Brocadia sinica JPN1 genome, TTTCACAAGAAGACGTGGAAAAGCGGTTTAGCAGATGGACTACAAAATAATCTGGTCTCCTGTTTGTTTATCAAATAAAAAAGCAGCAGATTCTTATTGTGGCAGTGATTCATGGAAGGCGATTGTTTGAGACTATAACAGAACGATTTGAAGAATAAGCACATAACTATCGCATACCTCAGACCGTCGCTCTTTGCAGGTTCAAATATCGTAATAAAGGTTGGGTTGAGGAACGAAACCCAACAACCTAATATACCGAGAAAATAATGCAATATCGCAGACCTGCCTGTGCGATGCACGCAGACAGGTCACAAGCGCAAGGTGCAACGGTCTTCTTTACCGTAATAACATACAATAGAAAGAGGATATTATGTCAAAAGGCAAATGTGTCGCTGATAAAAGAGGCCTTCCAGTATATTGTCAGGCAACGCCTCTTTAGAATTCGGGCTTTTGTCTTACTTCCTGATCATATCCATTGTATGTGGACATTACCAGAAAATGGCAATGCTTTCTCAATGCGATGGCGATTGATCAAGAGTTATTTCAGCAGACGATGCAAGAGTGAGTACAAAAAATTTTTTGATGAAAATATGGGACATGAATAATCTCCGTTGTTGGGTTTCGCTTTGCCCAACCCAACCCTAACACAACCGACAGAATAGACCGGTTACAGGCTGGATCGCGTATGTGGGGCATAGACCTCAGAAAGGAGAAGTGATTATGAAGAACCTTGCTACTGTGTTGTGCCTGGTAGTAGCAGTGCTCCTTGGCGCAAGCTTGCCATCGCTTGCGGAACCGCCAGGATTAGAGAAAAAGGCTGACACGCCACCCGACTTCACTCATGGAGAAAAAACAGGATGGAAGGACAACTATCCTCCCGTCTGGGATCATAAAAGCGAAAAAGAAAAAGAGAAATGGAAAAAGGACATTCAAAAAGGCAGGGAAGCAGTCTCAAAAACTCTAGAAGGAAAAGGCTTGAGCAAAGAAGAAATAGCCCAGATTGCCCGTCAAATTTCTAGAGGGTATTTTTCAATCCTGTGGGTTGAAAAATACCCTCTGAGTGATCGTTTGGCAACAAGTTGACAATGCAAGTGCCATGAAAAGCGAAATGACTGAAAAACACGATCGACTCTTCTTCATCCTATTGGGTGACTGGACGTGGTGGGCCTGGACACTGACTGCCATTCTTTTGGCGATTGGTCTGCGTGGGCATCCCGTGACTTTCGTGGCGGCAATGGGGATCACTGGGTTTCAGGTAATTGTGATGCTGATCCGCGAGAAAAGTGTGTCCGCCTTTCCGGTGCAACTCCGTATCGCTTACCTGATGCTCCTGGGAATTTGCTTCGTTCCTCAAATGCGATGGCTTTACTGGCTTCCGACGGTTGGAACCTTTGCGCTGGTGATCTTTGGCTATTGTCTGATGGCTCGAATGCTTTCCCTCCTTCCATGGAACCGCCAGGAGGCCCTTTCGGCGGACCTCCTCCTCCGCACTTTCGTATCACGCCCTGACCTGTCCAGGCTTGCCGGAAATCGACAGACTGCGGGGTGCGCTGGGGGGCTCTGCACTATCGACGTTCAGGTGGGCCGAAGAAAGCACAATGCCAAATCAGGCGCTGCACCGAATAGTGGTCCCGCGACGCCTGTTAACCCTTCGGGAGTCAAGGAATGGCCTCCATCGGTGAACTGATCGTTATACTGGAAATATCTACTTATCTCGAAACCTTCTCATGCATACGTGCGTTATTGATAAAATAACACTGTTTCTTGTAACAGTGTTGTAGACATTCTATGTCTACACAACTAGCCATGAAAAATAATTAACAAAACCACAGGTATGATATAAGTAATACTGGAGTTGTTTATGGGCAAAATAAAGATTGCGATCACATTGGATGAACAATACATTGATCAGTTGGATAGATTCGTTCATGAACATATTTTTCAGAATCGCAGCCAGGCTATTCAGGAAGCTGTAAAGGAAAAGCTTGCGCGAATGAAACGCACCCGTTTGGCAAAAGAATGCGCGAAACTTGACCAGGCCTTTGAAAAGGCAATGGCAGAAGAAGGATAACAAATCACTTGCTATGGACAGACTATTGCCAGCAGCGCCGTTCAGACGTTATATTGAGAAAATTACAAACCTATTTCAATAAAAAACAAAGTACATAATACAATAACGGCTTTCCCATCAACTTCTTTCTGTCAAAAATACTATTATACTATTTTACTGAACCTTTACCGTTACCGATTTCTTGAGGCATCCTGCCTTAAATTTGACCTTTGCATCCTCGCCTTCCACCGGGTAATCGTATTCGCCTGTTACGGTAACTGTTACTTCACTACTTTCCTCTCGATTCAGGGACAGTTTATCAGGAGTCGCCGTCATCTCCCCCCAGGCATTTTCGAATCCCGGAACTGTGAGACGGTCAATTTGACCTTTGTTATTGAGCGCGCGTTATCGGCACCATCCGTACCGGTAACAAGTCCCAAATAATGAAAGCGACGGCAAAAGAAAAACTGGTGCAACGCCAAAAGGCAACCGATGGCTTCGCAGAACCCTGAATCAATCTGCCTGGGCTGCCAGCCATACCAAAAAGACTTATCTCTCTGCCCAGTACCGAAGGCTTGCATCCCGACGTGGGAAGAAACGAGCAATTGTTGCCGTTGGTCACACGATCCTTAAGATAGTTTACCATATGCTGAAACACAGAATCTCATACCATGATTTAGGAAACGATTACTTCGATCGTCTTAATTCTGAAAGTTTGAAGCGACATCTTGTTAAACGCCTCGAAAAGCTTGGACATAAGGTTACTTTAGAGCCATTAAAGGAGGTTGCTTAACAAGAGTTCCATCTTGCTTTCATATGAATAGTTATACAAATATTAATAATTAAATTTTCGAGTCAGGAAGTACGAGAATGATATTCTTACCCCCCTACATCGTATCTCACACCTCATCTTTGCACCTCTGCGGCTATTCTGACAAACTTGGCTCATTTGTGAAGATAAACTGTCAATAATGATTTTCAATTAAGTGCTTCAGACTTGACAACTTATTTTCGTTGTGTTAGTATGCTATCGTATGTTACTGGCTTAAAAAGGGAGAGTTTGTATATCTGTGAACCTGAACAATTTACTCATATCAATTCCAGCGATACTGTATGCATTAACCATTCACGAATATTTCCATGGCTGGACGGCTAATAAGTTTGGCGACCCAACGGCAAGGCTGCAGGGCCGACTGACATTAAACCCACTGGCACACATCGATATCCTTGGGGCGTTATGTTTTGTCTTTGCCCATTTTGGGTGGGGCAAACCCGTCCCGGTAAATCCTTACAATTTTCGAAACCCTCGCCGGGATAATATGATTGTATCCTTTGCGGGACCTGCCTCTAATTTTGTTTCCGCATTTCTCTTCGGCGTAATCTTTCAACTA contains:
- a CDS encoding ribbon-helix-helix domain-containing protein; translated protein: MGKIKIAITLDEQYIDQLDRFVHEHIFQNRSQAIQEAVKEKLARMKRTRLAKECAKLDQAFEKAMAEEG
- a CDS encoding site-2 protease family protein, encoding MNLNNLLISIPAILYALTIHEYFHGWTANKFGDPTARLQGRLTLNPLAHIDILGALCFVFAHFGWGKPVPVNPYNFRNPRRDNMIVSFAGPASNFVSAFLFGVIFQLLRNTPFIPMNVSAIFYNLLISGIIINLSLAFFNMIPLFPLDGSHILEGLLPYPMAQKYKEIERYSPFILLGLIILGNYAGIPILGIILGPPIQYFLRLFTGL
- a CDS encoding REP-associated tyrosine transposase, which produces MQYRRPACAMHADRSQAQGATVFFTVITYNRKRILCQKANVSLIKEAFQYIVRQRLFRIRAFVLLPDHIHCMWTLPENGNAFSMRWRLIKSYFSRRCKSEYKKFFDENMGHE